From Anopheles darlingi chromosome 2, idAnoDarlMG_H_01, whole genome shotgun sequence, the proteins below share one genomic window:
- the LOC125951883 gene encoding serine protease easter-like, with protein MRSVPCLGSDKLTLRLVLLVILSCTTTATAQQCLLPDSGVGQCILLRNCTPLYNMIRQRPLPDADRLYLQRTQCGWSTAEKHPLVCCPPDSLPAPARVGADLLPTPGQCGIQTSDRIYGGVNTKIDEFPWIALLKYAKPNNAAGFHCGGVLINDRYVLTASHCVNGKDIPVTWNLAEVRLGEWDTATAQDCEGLGDDVDCSPPPIDIGIVAKIPHPQYVPASPEQYHDIALLRLQTVVTYSDFIKPICLPVQAELRTKNYVGFRMQVAGWGRTATARFSTVKQKVAVDGVSLDACNEVYSRERVALQPSQLCAGGEQGKDSCQGDSGGPLTGVNTANGLQYWYLIGLVSFGPTPCGQAGWPGVYTKVDQYVDWVTATIVA; from the exons ATGAGATCAGTACCTTGCTTAGGAAGTGATAAGTTAACCTTGCGTTTGGTGTTGCTAGTAATACTGAGCTGCACGACGACAGCCACCGCTC AACAATGCCTTCTGCCGGACAGCGGTGTTGGCCAGTGTATACTACTGCGTAACTGCACCCCACTCTACAATATGATCCGCCAGCGACCACTACCCGATGCCGACCGTTTGTACCTCCAGCGTACCCAGTGCGGTTGGTCAACGGCCGAGAAGCATCCGCTCGTCTGCTGTCCACCGGATAGTCTGCCGGCCCCGGCACGCGTTGGTGCGGATCTACTTCCTACTCCCGGTCAGTGTGGCATTCAAACTAGCGATCGCATCTACGGTGGAGTCAATACCAAGATCGACGAGTTCCCGTGGATCGCTCTGCTCAAGTACGCAAAAC CAAACAATGCAGCCGGTTTCCACTGCGGCGGGGTGTTGATCAATGATCGCTACGTTTTAACAGCTTCGCACTGCGTTAATGGTAAAGACATACCGGTTACCTGGAACCT CGCCGAGGTGAGACTGGGCGAATGGGATACCGCGACGGCACAGGATTGTGAGGGGTTGGGCGATGATGTAGACTGCTCGCCACCGCCAATCGACATTGGGATAGTAGCCAAGATTCCACACCCGCAATACGTGCCTGCGTCACCGGAACAGTACCATGATATAGCTCTGCTTCGGCTGCAAACCGTGGTGACGTACTCGGACTTTATCAAACCGATCTGTCTACCGGTACAGGCGGAATTGAGGACGAAGAACTACGTTGGTTTCCGTATGCAGGTCGCAGGATGGGGCCGTACGGCTACGGCTCGGTTCAGCACGGTCAAACAGAAagttgctgttgatggcgTATCGCTCGATGCGTGTAATGAAGTGTATTCCCGGGAACGCGTCGCCTTACAGCCGTCGCAGCTCTGCGCTGGTGGTGAGCAAGGAAAGGACTCCTGTCAGGGCGATTCAGGAGGACCGCTAACGGGTGTGAATACCGCCAATGGACTGCAGTACTGGTACCTGATCGGACTAGTATCCTTTGGACCGACTCCTTGCGGACAAGCCGGTTGGCCAGGTGTCTACACGAAGGTCGATCAATACGTGGACTGGGTGACGGCCACCATTGTTGCTTAG
- the LOC125951893 gene encoding ras-related protein Rab-1A, producing the protein MSPEYDYLFKLLLIGDSGVGKSCLLLRFADDTYTESYISTIGVDFKIRTIDLDGKTIKLQIWDTAGQERFRTITSSYYRGAHGIIVVYDCTDHDSFENVKQWLEEIERYACDNVNKLLVGNKCDLQTKKRVDTTTATELANQLGIPFLETSAKNATNVEQAFMTMAAEIKNRVGPPSSAADPPSAVKIDKGRNVEAKSGCC; encoded by the exons ATGAGTCCCGAATA CGATTACCtgttcaagctgctgctgatcggtgatTCTGGAGTGGGAAAATCATGTTTGCTGCTCAGATTTGCT GACGATACGTACACGGAAAGTTACATCAGCACAATTGGAGTGGATTTT AAAATTAGAACCATAGATCTGGATGGAAAGACGATCAAGCTGCAAATC TGGGATACTGCCGGTCAGGAACGCTTCCGTACGATAACGTCGTCCTACTATCGCGGTGCACatggcatcatcgtcgtgtacGATTGCACCGACCACGATTCGTTCGAGAACGTGAAACAGTGGCTGGAGGAGATCGAGCGCTACGCTTGCGACAACGTGAATAAACTGCTGGTTGGCAACAAGTGTGATCTGCAAACGAAGAAACGCGTCGACACCACCACGGCAACG GAATTGGCGAATCAGTTGGGCATTCCGTTCCTGGAGACGTCGGCGAAAAATGCTACCAACGTGGAGCAGGCGTTCATGACCATGGCGGCCGAGATCAAGAATCGTGTCGGGCCCCCGTCGAGTGCCGCAGATCCACCGAGTGCTGTGAAGATCGACAAGGGACGCAACGTCGAGGCGAAATCGGGCTGTTGctga
- the LOC125951869 gene encoding exocyst complex component 5, with protein sequence MLSQYVEELEQDPFEVEEFIERLCWRTNNEIGSDQFDPDLLHETFVETIKDMKILQERQQRKCDKLEEALKEEQAIFVKAIDKFVAKHQVSVDYFHQLDEKINSVAGKVIHLGEQLENVNIPRSRAVEAQLLLAHMAEFLTPGPIVNDIYNDKTKLYEAADIIQKLYQISQDLPEQRFSNAKKKIGDKYDAIEMQLIEEFATAQKMENIERMKELSDILSQFKGYTQVIDVYIEQSQATTYGGRDVFEGIVPLCHKHYKIIQQVFSAPDKVISKFILNIYQLKINQFVQTKLDDRRDEHKYLKTLSELYSRTLKLSAELQEFFKGSDDDLLQKLTANIFDRHLATYIEVECRTLDGRCQAELKKFYETKNHQKKQIERFQELRRDMQALIGARANINIAQIEDYGGETFLSEELAINLLQQSAHAFERCCLLSKEADLPRHILKLADILLRHLLHEHCDYALDLGLQAIPIAECKSVPQIYFFDVAQKCNAIVHLLEKTYSASVIPNVVGTPQYGDCIQKKRSYLETVESKIETGLERTLNAIFGWVKTYLQNEQRKSDFKPDSDVDTVASNACLSVVQYLNPMIGLIQKTVDGENLAAVLTEFGIRYHRTVFEHLQQFQYNTAGAMCAICDVNEYRKSARVLQSPLVTQLFDVLHALCNLLLVKHENLQEVCGGETLNYLDKSVVMNFIQLRSDYKTIKISNSLKGISDQRMV encoded by the exons ATGTTATCGCAATATGTGGAGGAATTGGAGCAG GACCCGTTCGAGGTGGAGGAGTTTATTGAGCGGCTGTGCTGGCGGACCAACAAcgagatcggatcggatcagtTCGATCCGGATCTGCTGCACGAAACGTTCGTCGAGACGATTAAGGACATGAAGATACTGCAGGAACGGCAGCAACGCAAATGCGACAAACTAGAGGAGGCGCTCAAGGAAGAGCAAGCGATATTCGTGAAGGCGATTGACAAGTTCGTCGCGAAGCACCAGGTTTCGGTGGACTACTTCCATCAGCTGGACGAAAAGATAAACTCCGTTGCTGGCAAGGTGATCCATCTGGGAGAGCAGCTGGAGAACGTCAACATACCCCGAAGCCGGGCGGTGGAAGCGCAACTGCTGCTAGCCCACATGGCCGAGTTTCTCACTCCGGGTCCGATCGTTAACGACATCTACAACGACAAGACCAAGCTGTACGAAGCGGCCGATATCATCCAAAAATTGTATCAAATTTCCCAAGACCTGCCCGAGCAGCGATTTTCGAATGCGAAGAAAAAGATAGGCGACAAGTACGACGCTATCGAGATGCAGCTGATCGAGGAATTTGCCACAGCGCAGAAGATGGAAAACATCGAACGCATGAAGGAGCTGTCGGATATACTGTCGCAGTTTAAGGGCTACACGCAGGTGATCGATGTGTACATCGAACAGAGCCAAGCCACCACGTACGGTGGGCGGGACGTATTCGAAGGCATCGTGCCGCTCTGCCATAAGCACTACAAAATCATCCAGCAGGTGTTTAGCGCCCCGGATAAGGTGATCAGCAAGTTCATACTGAATATCTACCAGTTGAAGATCAACCAGTTCGTGCAGACAAAGCTGGACGACCGAAGAGACGAGCACAAGTATCTGAAAACTCTGTCCGAGCTCTATTCTCGCACCCTCAAGCTAAGCGCCGAGTTGCAAGAGTTCTTCAAGGGCTCCGACGACGATCTGCTGCAGAAGCTGACCGCCAACATCTTCGATCGCCACCTGGCGACCTACATCGAGGTCGAATGCCGCACGCTCGATGGACGGTGTCAGGCGGAGTTGAAAAAGTTTTATGAAACTAAAAACCACCAGAAAAAGCAAATCGAACGTTTTCAGGAACTGCGTCGGGATATGCAGGCGTTGATAGGTGCGCGGGCAAACATCAATATCGCCCAGATCGAAGACTACGGAGGTGAAACATTCCTATCTGAGGAACTCGCCATTAACCTTTTGCAGCAGTCTGCGCACGCATTCGAGCGGTGCTGTCTGTTGTCGAAGGAAGCGGATCTACCGCGACACATTCTCAAGCTAGCGGACATTCTGTTGCGTCACCTGCTCCACGAACATTGCGATTATGCACTCGATCTCGGTCTGCAGGCGATACCGATAGCGGAATGCAAGAGTGTGCCGCAGATTTACTTCTTCGATGTAGCACAGAAATGTAACGCCATCGTGCACCTGCTGGAGAAGACGTACAGCGCGAGCGTAATACCGAACGTCGTCGGTACACCACAGTATGGTGACTGCATTCAAAAGAAGCGCTCCTACCTAGAGACGGTCGAGAGTAAGATTGAGACGGGACTGGAGCGCACACTGAACGCAATCTTCGGCTGGGTGAAGACATACCTGCAGAACGAGCAACGTAAATCCGACTTCAAACCGGACTCGGACGTTGACACGGTCGCATCTAACGCGTGCCTTTCGGTGGTACAGTATCTGAACCCGATGATCGGCTTGATCCAAAAAACGGTAGATGGGGAAAACTTGGCCGCCGTTCTGACGGAGTTCGGTATTCGCTATCATCGGACGGTGTTCGAGCATCTGCAGCAATTCCAGTACAACACTGCCGGTGCGATGTGTGCCATCTGTGACGTCAACGAATACCGGAAGAGTGCCCGGGTGCTGCAGAGTCCGCTCGTTACGCAGCTGTTCGATGTGCTGCACGCGCTCtgcaacctgctgctggtgaaacACGAAAACCTGCAGGAGGTTTGTGGTGGCGAGACGCTCAACTATCTCGACAAATCGGTCGTCATGAACTTCATACAGCTGCGCAGTGATTACAAAACGATCAAAATATCAAACTCTCTCAAGGGAATATCCGATCAGCGTATGGTTTAG